A window of the Aspergillus flavus chromosome 6, complete sequence genome harbors these coding sequences:
- a CDS encoding uncharacterized protein (expressed protein), which produces MSSSSPNDQPPASAQTMFCPNAFQKEQMPLFKGNQVPRYLFRIVAPQSAGSTTTSKVKSPATTNSDSDKFRRPLSTRSYNSCRSSESTPQMDEWT; this is translated from the coding sequence atgtcttcctcgtcaccCAACGACCAACCCCCAGCGTCTGCACAAACCATGTTCTGTCCAAATGCATTCCAAAAAGAGCAGATGCCATTATTCAAAGGCAATCAAGTTCCTAGATACCTCTTCCGTATCGTTGCGCCGCAGTCTGCGGGAAGCACAACCACATCCAAAGTCAAGTCCCCAGCGACAACGAACTCTGACAGCGACAAATTTAGAAGACCTCTTTCAACTCGATCCTATAATAGCTGCCGATCGTCTGAATCAACACCTCAGATGGATGAGTGGACATGA
- a CDS encoding putative lysosomal alpha-glucosidase, with amino-acid sequence MHLKKLLTSAAALSGSVFAQSKDGVEDLDGPGDDLYVKDLSGCPGYKATKHWQTRSGFYADLTLAGPACNVFGTDLPDLKLEVEYQTSDRLHVKILDTNNTVYQVPDSVFPRPGFGEWCSPKDSKLKFDFQADPFSFTVSRTDTGEVLFDTTGNKLVFESQYVYLKTHLPQNPHLYGLGEHSDAFMLNTTNYTRTIYTRDAYGTPQGENLYGAHPIYFDHRQTGTHGVFLLNSNGMDIFIDNNSTQFLEYNIIGGVLDFYFIAGPTPRDVAIQYAEITQTPLMTPYWGLGYHQCKYGYQDVYEVAAVVANYSTNNIPLETIWTDIDYMDRRRIFTIDPERFPADLYKDLVDTIHARDQHYIVMVDPAVYYKESNPALDEGLKYDIFMKENNGSEYQGVVWAGPSHFPDWFHPDSQQYWSEQFLAFFDGTNGPDIDALWIDMNEPANFYNRPYPGNNTTPENFAEVDGDPPAAPAVRDGPDAPIPGFPASLQPNWVQGNATEKRSTAAVVKRQRSQSRRNLGAGHWKSPKGKFDARAGWQHGKQTGSGCGPNECKGLPNRHLIRPPYMIQNGAGPTLADSTADTDLVQSGGYVQYDTHNLYGAMMSSHSHNAMRARRPDDRALVITRSTFAGSGKDVSHWLGDNVSGWLWYQLSISQILQFASLYQIPVVGPDVCGFGGNVTETLCARWATLGSFYTFFRNHAEIYANSQEFYRWPTVAQAARNGISIRYQLLDYIYTAIYKQNQTGTPALNPLFFNYPNDPNTYPIDLQFFYGDGILVSPVTEENSTSVTFYLPDDIFYEWGTGKPVRGQGEYVSLDNIDYTDITIHYKGGIVYPQRIESANTTTALRQKGFNIVVAPGLDGRAEGSLYLDDGVSVVQDTVSEIDFVYENGKLTMSGSFEYDAGVGIETITVLGVESKPEGDDVEYDAENKKLVKHVDVPLTGEDEITIL; translated from the exons ATGCATCTTAAGAAGCTGCTGACCTCGGCTGCAGCCCTCAGTGGCTCCGTCTTTGCCCAGAGCAAGGATGGCGTGGAGGATCTCGATGGCCCCGGCGATGACCTATACGTGAAGGATCTTTCTGGATGCCCGGGATACAAGGCCACCAAGCACTGGCAGACTCGGTCTGGCTTTTATGCGGACCTGACTCTCGCAGGTCCGGCATGCAACGTCTTCGGCACTGATCTCCCGGACTTGAAGCTCGAAGTCGAGTATCAGACCAGCGATCGACTCCACGTCAAGATCTTGGACACCAACAACACTGTCTACCAGGTTCCAGACAGTGTCTTCCCGCGTCCGGGATTTGGCGAATGGTGCTCCCCGAAGGACAGCAAGCTCAAGTTTGACTTCCAGGCCGACCCCTTCTCGTTCACGGTGTCTCGAACTGATACCGGTGAAGTGCTCTTCGACACCACCGGCAACAAGCTGGTGTTCGAGAGCCAATATGTCTACCTGAAGACACACCTTCCGCAGAACCCGCATCTGTACGGTCTGGGTGAGCACAGTGATGCATTCATGCTCAACACGACCAACTACACCCGGACCATCTACACCCGTGATGCTTACGGAACACCCCAAGGCGAGAACCTGTACGGTGCTCATCCGATCTACTTTGACCACAGGCAGACCGGGACTCACGGAGTGTTCCTGCTCAACTCTAACGGaatggatatcttcatcgaCAACAACTCCACCCAGTTCCTTGAGTACAACATCATTGGCGGTGTTCTTGATTTCTACTTTATTGCCGGACCTACCCCACGTGACGTGGCCATCCAGTACGCTGAAATCACTCAGACCCCGTTGATGACTCCTTATTGGGGACTTGGTTACCACCAATGCAAGTACGGCTACCAAGACGTCTACGAGGTTGCCGCTGTCGTCGCCAACTACTCCACCAACAACATTCCTCTCGAGACGATCTGGACTGATATCGACTACATGGACCGTCGTCGCATCTTCACCATTGACCCAGAACGGTTCCCGGCCGATCTGTACAAAGACCTTGTGGACACCATCCATGCGAGGGACCAGCATTACATCGTCATGGTCGATCCCGCCGTGTATTACAAGGAGTCTAACCCGGCGCTTGATGAAGGTCTCAAATATGACATTTTCATGAAGGAGAACAATGGCTCTGAATATCAGGGTGTCGTCTGGGCTGGCCCGAGTCACTTCCCGGATTGGTTCCACCCTGACTCTCAGCAGTACTGGAGTGAGCAGTTCCTGGCCTTCTTCGACGGAACCAATGGCCCAGACATTGATGCTCTATGGATCGACATGAACGAGCCCGCAAACTTCTACAACCGCCCATACCCTGGCAACAACACCACCCCCGAGAACTTCGCCGAGGTGGATGGTGACCCTCCCGCGGCGCCAGCAGTCAGAGACGGCCCCGATGCTCCTATCCCTGGATTCCCGGCCAGCCTTCAACCAAACTGGGTTCAGGGCAACGCGACTGAAAAGCGCTCAACTGCTGCTGTTGTCAAACGTCAACGCTCGCAGTCCCGCCGCAACCTCGGCGCCGGTCACTGGAAGTCCCCCAAGGGCAAGTTCGACGCGCGTGCTGGCTGGCAACACGGCAAACAGACCGGTTCTGGTTGTGGCCCCAACGAGTGCAAGGGTCTTCCCAACCGTCATCTCATCAGGCCGCCGTACATGATCCAGAACGGCGCCGGTCCCACGCTTGCCGACAGCACTGCCGACACGGATCTGGTGCAGAGTGGTGGATACGTCCAGTATGATACCCACAACCTTTACGGCGCTATGATGTCCTCGCATTCCCATAATGCTATGCGCGCCAGGCGTCCGGATGATCGGGCTTTGGTCATTACCAGGAGCACCTTTGCTGGCTCTGGAAAGGATGTGTCCCACTGGCTAGGAG ATAATGTATCCGGCTGGCTTTGGTACCAGCTCTCGATCAGCCAGATCCTGCAGTTCGCGTCCTTGTACCAGATCCCCGTTGTGGGTCCTGACGTTTGTGGCTTCGGTGGTAATGTCACGGAGACACTCTGTGCCAG ATGGGCAACCCTCGGCTCCTTCTACACATTCTTCCGCAACCACGCCGAGATCTACGCGAACTCGCAAGAATTCTACCGCTGGCCCACAGTAGCTCAAGCCGCTCGCAACGGAATCTCCATCAGATACCAGCTCC TGGACTACATCTACACAGCCATCTACAAACAGAACCAAACCGGTACACCTGCCCTAAACCCCCTGTTCTTCAACTACCCCAACGACCCCAACACCTACCCCATCGACCTCCAATTCTTCTACGGAGACGGCATCCTCGTTTCCCCCGTCACAGAAGAAAACAGCACAAGCGTCACCTTCTACCTCCCCGACGACATCTTCTACGAATGGGGCACCGGCAAGCCCGTCCGCGGCCAGGGTGAATACGTCTCCCTCGATAATATCGACTACACGGACATCACCATCCACTATAAGGGTGGTATCGTCTATCCCCAGCGTATCGAGAGCGcaaacaccaccaccgcTTTACGGCAGAAGGGTTTCAACATTGTTGTTGCACCAGGCTTGGATGGTCGTGCTGAGGGTTCGCTTTATCTTGATGATGGAGTGTCGGTTGTGCAGGATACTGTGTCTGAGATTGACTTTGTCTATGAGAATGGCAAGCTTACCATGAGTGGCTCGTTTGAGTATGATGCTGGGGTTGGTATTGAGACTATCACTGTTTTGGGTGTGGAGAGTAAGCccgagggtgatgatgtggagtATGATGCGGAGAATAAGAAGTTGGTCAAGCATGTTGATGTGCCTTTGACgggtgaggatgagattaCGATTTTGTGA
- a CDS encoding heterokaryon incompatibility protein-domain-containing protein translates to MRCISTIGYCLRRPFAGPGLVWPSRCGRTTKVCSCPELNPSLARNYGSQPPEISRLLGDIEVRSVDEVHVEWTIRSPSQETIEHYADRRLALIVKEKNRTQLYIRHRDADARNVQFEISEQLAQLCGVPLKYTSLLWAALLLNNVEILDNALDRGGTLRATNCYNPYIHVDQSGNRSSSSPREERITEAAQSIVTRDSMPLVGQTSDDAVTLSRTEPSRPSMSRRETRVSMSYKKGFIEQWQQFSARPPPHFSDSSPLDPPPIHDAPRRERSTAQSTSASQSSPERRSPVSETYSRCSNVPSGEIAEDQISVIGSWELDHQDGRSIAQVTDSHYQHRVPKSPTTPHIIFCPTMNELPEVDFDGRNIKGRTTLPARLQVLDIGVQTIFIARNSTTLIDYEPAFLGEVFVSEFLRHVLGSAYNPEEHWTSPLRSRRGYAPFTAPNDSPLSSFHIDARAGQAMTDFLITMLVKQAENWKFFPPDYHIDVQTTVNDISASFTWNMLNFDMARPQARKWRVQGSSQHQDRIYILIRVSNIYEDPMVRMFVDPWNMIEEEELLIKTPSNLVANIHSDARPGIELIDFQNKKSPQPDSFVSQISLYTAMAISGQRSTVKSNVYVWKPLKEPARQIRLLHLLPGTGIEDLRGDLMIAAITDRVKYDAISYTWGSALQPFTLHTTEGNIPITTSLYVALMRMRKHKEAIWLWVDAICINQKDDIEKAAQISMMPDIFRSATRVYAWIGEEEDGSCEVIETIKQIAKQRLEPTMPSANRYQDIPPLGRTFWNNLGRLLERKWFRRIWIVQEIVLARDIMVLCGKESVPWGQFCDIVRLCFDYAKQCSSDLVLSRGSSAGSVLRLAKFRKECRENGDFEARYPLLSLFEHFQLTEATRRRDKLFALLNLASDNCEELGPDYKAPLEDIIWRYACTFVKNGHVMELLYRSGRSSDPRFPSWVPDWTSAPYPRTLSKWKCKTKPHRFTAATRFLEGGQLGLEKVLSLRGHLVDRVSRVGVCPSYTSGFPAYLQEISTMVDGYLPKLTREEAAIVKRRLPIGDSDMVPEEERTLCQDRIDYSHHADPNIAGFPGVTQAYIAIASEFADLFSPAIACCTVMGKVGIVPAKTRVGDRIAVFRSGRVPFILREKETLRDHYEVIGECYIDGMMHGEYIKQSAQYQDIKLV, encoded by the exons ATGCGTTGCATATCAACGATCGGTTACTGTCTACGGCGGCCATTTGCAGGCCCCGGCCTGGTCTGGCCTTCACGGTGCGGGAGGACTACAAAAGTTTGCTCTTGTCCAGAGCTGAATCCATCTCTCG CCCGGAATTATGGGTCTCAGCCGCCCGAGATATCCAGACTCCTTGGGGATATAGAAGTGCGGAGTGTTGATGAAGTGCATGTCGAATGGACCATTCGTTCCCCATCCCAGGAGACTATCGAACACTATGCGGATAGAAGATTAGCTTTGAttgtgaaagagaagaatcGCACACAACTCTACATACGTCATAGAGATGCTGATGCACGCAATGTGCAGTTCGAGATCTCTGAACAGTTGGCTCAGTTGTGCGGAGTTCCTCTTAAATACACAAGTTTATTATGGGCGGCATTGCTATTGAATAACGTAGAGATACTGGACAATGCTCTAGATCGAGGGGGGACTTTGCGAGCCACAAACT GTTACAATCCCTATATTCATGTGGACCAGTCAGGTAACAGGAGTAGCTCATCACCACGAGAAGAGAGGATCACAGAGGCGGCTCAATCAATTGTCACCCGTGATTCTATGCCATTGGTTGGTCAAACATCCGACGACGCGGTAACATTATCCCGAACGGAGCCCTCTCGGCCCTCTATGAGCAGAAGGGAGACACGAGTAAGCATGAGCTATAAGAAAGGTTTCATAGAACAGTGGCAGCAGTTTTCAGCCAGGCCGCCGCCACATTTCAGCGATAGTAGCCCGCTTGATCCGCCACCAATACATGACGCTCCCCGGAGAGAACGGTCAACAGCCCAGAGTACTAGTGCAAGTCAGTCATCGCCTGAACGTCGGAGCCCAGTTTCAGAGACATATTCCCGCTGCAGTAACGTGCCCTCTGGAGAAATCGCAGAGGACCAAATATCTGTTATCGGCAGTTGGGAACTGGACCACCAGGATGGTAGGAGTATCGCACAGGTTACGGACTCACATTACCAACATAGAGTACCGAAGTCTCCAACAACGCCTCACATAATATTTTGTCCCACCATGAACGAATTACCCGAAGTTGATTTCGACGGCAGAAATATCAAAGGCCGGACAACACTGCCTGCGCGTCTGCAGGTGCTTGACATTGGGGTGCAAACTATATTCATAGCACGTAATTCTACTACCTTAATCGATTATGAGCCGGCGTTTCTTGGAGAGGTGTTT GTCTCTGAGTTTCTCCGCCATGTGCTTGGCAGCGCATATAATCCAGAAGAACATTGGACAAGTCCCCTGCGAAGTCGCCGTGGCTACGCCCCTTTCACGGCGCCTAATGATTCTCCTTTGTCAAGCTTTCACATTGATGCCAGAGCGGGACAAGCAATGACCGACTTTTTGATAACAATGTTGGTTAAGCAGGCAGAAAATTGGAAATTCTTCCCCCCGGATTATCATATTGATGTCCAGACCACGGTGAATGATATATCTGCATCCTTCACCTGGAACATGCTCAACTTCGACATG GCACGACCACAGGCACGTAAATGGCGGGTACAAGGCTCATCCCAGCACCAAGACCGCATCTACATTCTCATACGAGTCTCGAATATCTATGAGGATCCTATGGTCCGCATGTTCGTGGATCCATGGAATAtgattgaagaggaagagctCCTGATAAAGACCCCATCAAACCTAGTCGCGAATATACACAGTGACGCACGTCCTGGGATAGAGCTCATTGACTTCCAAAACAAGAAGTCGCCGCAGCCTGATAGCTTCGTGTCCCAGATATCTTTGTATACTGCGATGGCAATATCAGGTCAGCGCTCCACGGTTAAATCCAATGTGTACGTCTGGAAGCCATTGAAGGAACCCGCAAGACAGATaaggcttcttcatcttctgccAGGAACGGGTATCGAAGACCTTAGAGGGGATTTGATGATCGCAGCTATAACAGACCGGGTGAAATATGACGCTATTTCTTATACCTGGGGAAGTGCGCTTCAGCCCTTCACGCTGCACACCACGGAAGGGAATATTCCCATCACAACATCATTATATGTGGCATTGATGCGAATGCGTAAGCATAAAGAGGCAATTTGGCTCTGGGTAGACGCGATCTGCATCAACCAGAAGGATGATATTGAGAAGGCAGCCCAGATATCCATGATGCCAGATATTTTTAGGTCGGCCACACGTGTCTACGCGTGGATcggtgaagaggaagatgggAGTTGTGAAGTTATAGAGACCATAAAGCAGATTGCAAAGCAGAGGCTGGAGCCCACTATGCCTTCTGCGAACAGATACCAAGATATCCCGCCCCTCGGAAGGACATTCTGGAATAACCTAGGCAGGTTGCTTGAACGCAAATGGTTCCGGCGGATTTGGATCGTCCAAGAAATTGTTCTAGCGAGAGATATCATGGTCTTGTGCGGCAAAGAGTCGGTTCCATGGGGCCAGTTCTGTGATATAGTCAGGCTATGCTTTGACTATGCGAAGCAATGTAGCTCAGACTTAGTGCTTTCTCGAGGGAGTTCCGCAGGCTCTGTCCTGCGACTCGCCAAATTCCGGAAGGAATGCCGGGAGAATGGAGATTTTGAAGCAAGATATCCACTACTATCGTTATTTGAGCACTTCCAGTTGACCGAGGCGACCCGAAGGCGGGATAAACTGTTTGCACTGCTGAATTTAGCCAGTGACAATTGTGAAGAGCTCGGTCCAGATTACAAAGCTCCTCTGGAAGATATTATATGGCGATACGCCTGCACATTCGTGAAGAATGGCCATGTGATGGAACTGCTGTACAGAAGTGGACGCTCCTCGGATCCCAGATTTCCATCCTGGGTCCCAGATTGGACATCAGCACCCTACCCGAGGACTCTATCGAAATGGAAATGCAAAACCAAACCCCATAGATTTACTGCAGCCACCAGGTTCCTGGAGGGCGGCCAGCTAGGCCTTGAAAAGGTTCTATCCCTCCGAGGACACCTGGTGGATCGTGTATCACGGGTAGGCGTGTGTCCATCGTACACAAGCGGATTTCCAGCATACCTTCAGGAAATTTCTACCATGGTCGACGGATATCTTCCAAAGCTTACTCGAGAGGAGGCTGCCATTGTTAAACGGAGACTGCCCATTGGCGACTCCGATATGGTGCCTGAAGAGGAGCGCACTTTATGTCAAGATAGGATAGATTATTCACATCATGCAGATCCTAATATTGCCGGTTTTCCCGGGGTGACCCAAGCGTACATCGCCATTGCCTCTGAATTTGCGGATCTCTTCTCACCTGCCATTGCCTGCTGCACGGTAATGGGGAAAGTTGGCATTGTTCCGGCAAAGACTCGTGTGGGTGATAGAATTGCTGTCTTCCGGAGTGGCAGGGTACCTTTTATACTACGCGAAAAAGAAACTCTCCGCGATCACTACGAGGTGATAGGGGAATGCTATATTGATGGCATGATGCATGGGGAATATATAAAGCAATCTGCACAGTATCAGGACATAAAGCTGGTCTAA